The proteins below are encoded in one region of Rhea pennata isolate bPtePen1 chromosome 21, bPtePen1.pri, whole genome shotgun sequence:
- the LOC134149667 gene encoding exosome complex component MTR3-like, with protein sequence MPLDHCCLRGPKESQPSEVWAAAAAEEEEEEEEEKEVRDPCALQPLFTHAELLSQAEGSAYVELASGTKVLCATWGLREAAAAAKWLVCEFRRAPFAGRGRQVAAHEAVAEREAAAVLREVLEAVVRLARYPCARLSVSALLLQEGGSALAATVSAATLALTDADVEMYDLAVGCALCRPPGTAATYWLLQPSEAEERRATALLTVALLPSLNQVSGLLGCGQGVPPDSWAQALCLSLDGCHRLYPVLRQSLLRAARHRATPSIA encoded by the coding sequence ATGCCGCTGGATCACTGCTGCCTGCGGGGCCCCAAGGAGTCGCAGCCGTCGGAGGTGTGGGCAGCAGCGGcggctgaggaggaggaggaggaggaggaggagaaggaggtgcGGGACCCGTGCGCCTTGCAGCCGCTGTTCACACATGCGGAGCTGCTGAGCCAGGCTGAGGGCTCGGCCTACGTGGAGCTGGCGAGCGGCACCAAGGTGCTGTGCGCCACCTGGGGCCTGCGCGAGGCGGCCGCAGCGGCGAAGTGGTTGGTGTGTGAGTTCCGGCGCGCGCCCTTCGCCGGGCGTGGGAGGCAGGTGGCAGCGCACGAGGCGGTGGCGGAGCgtgaggcggcggcggtgcTGCGTGAGGTGCTGGAGGCGGTGGTGCGGCTGGCGCGTTACCCGTGCGCGCGCCTCTCCGTCAGCGCGCTGCTGTTGCAGGAGGGCGGCTCCGCCCTGGCCGCCACCGTCAGCGCCGCCACGCTGGCGCTCACTGATGCTGACGTGGAGATGTATGACCTGGCGGTGGGCTGCGCCCTGTGCCGGCCGCCTGGCACCGCCGCCACCTACTGGCTCCTGCAGCCTAGTGAGGCCGAGGAGCGCCGTGCCACCGCCCTCCTCACCgtggccctgctgccctccctcAACCAGGTGTCGGGGCTTCTGGGCTGCGGCCAGGGTGTCCCCCCTGACAGCTGGGCCCAGGCCCTGTGCCTCAGCCTCGATGGCTGCCACCGCCTCTACCCCGTGCTGCGGCAGAGCCTCCTGCGCGCTGCCCGGCACCGTGCCACCCCCTCCATTGCCTGA